In Corylus avellana chromosome ca2, CavTom2PMs-1.0, the following proteins share a genomic window:
- the LOC132172665 gene encoding monothiol glutaredoxin-S6-like, giving the protein MDMVKRLVAEKPVVVFSNSSCSCMSHSIKSLISNFGANPTVYELDGVANGQQIERALLQQGRRLPAVFIGQEFIGGAKEVMSLNLRSELGPLLIKARAIWL; this is encoded by the coding sequence ATGGATATGGTGAAGAGGTTGGTGGCCGAAAAGCCTGTGGTGGTCTTCAGCAACAGCTCTTGTTCTTGCATGAGCCACTCCATCAAGTCATTGATATCTAACTTTGGGGCTAACCCTACTGTTTATGAGCTGGATGGAGTAGCAAATGGACAGCAGATTGAGAGGGCGCTGCTGCAGCAGGGGCGTCGGCTGCCTGCCGTGTTCATAGGGCAAGAGTTCATTGGTGGTGCAAAAGAGGTGATGAGTCTCAACCTCAGGAGTGAGCTTGGTCCATTGCTCATAAAGGCTAGAGCTATCTGGCTTTAA